One genomic segment of Caldisalinibacter kiritimatiensis includes these proteins:
- a CDS encoding response regulator transcription factor — translation MKHIFVVDDEKNIRDLIQKYLQKEGYKVTLFEHGNNLISEINRLKPDLIVLDIMMPGIDGLELCKEIRKKSDIPIIFVSAKDEELDRILGLELGADDYLSKPFSPRELVVRIKNIFKRLEKSDSFKSEHINIKDIDIYCERRYVEKNGVEIKFTTKEYELLEFLVKNKNMPFTREQLLQRVWGYDYIGDQRVIDDLVKRIRKKLKKVDSELKITTVWGYGYRVDG, via the coding sequence TTGAAACATATATTTGTAGTAGACGATGAGAAAAATATAAGAGATTTAATACAAAAATATCTTCAAAAGGAAGGATATAAAGTCACCCTTTTTGAACACGGAAACAACTTAATAAGTGAAATAAATAGACTGAAACCAGATTTAATAGTATTAGATATAATGATGCCAGGAATAGACGGGTTAGAGCTATGTAAAGAAATAAGAAAGAAGAGTGATATACCTATTATATTCGTTTCAGCTAAAGATGAAGAGTTAGATAGAATATTGGGATTAGAGCTAGGAGCAGATGATTATTTATCTAAACCCTTTAGTCCAAGAGAACTAGTAGTAAGGATAAAAAATATATTTAAAAGACTAGAAAAGAGTGATAGCTTTAAGTCTGAACATATAAATATAAAGGATATAGATATATACTGCGAAAGAAGATATGTTGAAAAAAATGGTGTAGAAATAAAATTTACTACAAAGGAATATGAATTACTTGAATTTCTAGTAAAAAATAAAAATATGCCTTTTACTAGAGAACAGCTACTACAAAGGGTTTGGGGATATGATTACATAGGAGACCAAAGAGTTATTGATGATTTAGTTAAAAGAATTAGAAAAAAGTTAAAAAAGGTTGATTCAGAATTAAAAATAACCACTGTATGGGGTTATGGATATAGGGTGGATGGATAA